Proteins from a genomic interval of Trifolium pratense cultivar HEN17-A07 linkage group LG6, ARS_RC_1.1, whole genome shotgun sequence:
- the LOC123889386 gene encoding nuclear matrix constituent protein 1 isoform X2, producing the protein MFTPQRLWSGPGNTPNKSGARGVTGSGLVSGDVSGSKGKGIAVVENGGNLDREVLVERVTSLEKELYEYQFNMGLLLIEKKEWNSKYNDLNQDLVEVKDALEREKAAHLFALSEAEKREENLRKALGVEKECVLDLEKALREMRSEHAKIKFAADSKLAEANALIASVEEKSLEVEAKLRSADAKLAEINRKSSEVDRKSHDLEAQESALRRERLSFIAEQESHESNLSKQREDLREWEKKLQDGEERLAKGQKILNEREQRANEIDRICRQKGQDLEEAQKNIDAANVTLRSKEDDVNSRLAAITLNEKECDSMRLKLDLKEKELSEWEEKLNAREKVEIQKLVDEHSAVLDVKKQEFESELDEQRKSFEEGLRNRLVEVEKKEGEVNHTEEKVAKREQALEKKAEKLKEKENEYEVKVKALKEREKSIMSEENDLGKEKDKIESEREELLNLKAEVEKLRANNEEELLRINEETNRLQVTEEERSDYLRLQSQLKHEIDQYRLQKELLIKEADDLRQQKETFEREWDELDLKRADVEKELKNVLQQKEDILKLQQNEEEKLNNEKKATEDYLQRELETLKLAKESFAAEMELEKLSLAEKAQNEKNQMLLDFEMRRKELEADMQNQLEQKEKDLLETRKLFEEKRESELSNINFLREVANREMEEMKHQRSKLEKEKQDADENRKHVESQRIEIQEDIDVLVDLNKKLKNQREQFIKERRRFIDVVEKLRSCQNCGEMISEFVLSDLQSSADIENLEVPSLPKLAGDITQGGSDINLDSSRQNTGVSPANDTKSPVLGGTVSWLRKCSKIFKISPIKKIESDVDSLRDVDTLPIKNTNEDSPANIPGTENEAELSFAIANDSFDALRVQNDNDITEVEADHDPSIDNQGNIETNTPDDLQLPDSKVGQQKPGRGRGRARVKRTQTVKAVLKEAEAILGKSKAAEAVPGESVDDRETDFPNGNAEDSANMDSESQKPSGKRSTANLRKRNRVQTSQVTASEHEGDASEGHSDIPGQRKKRRQKAAAPPSQTAGETRYNLRRPKTGATTSSVRGVSGGGKESEGEVGRVKDGGATTSHSVGITNEDGGGIGHDQVGETQDGYTRTFASNMAVSEEVNGTADDAAENHDAEYKSESRGEDAGPVDDDDENEFDEDYQHPGETSVGKKFWKFLTT; encoded by the exons ATGTTTACGCCGCAGAGATTATGGTCGGGTCCGGGAAACACGCCGAACAAAAGTGGAGCGCGTGGTGTAACCGGGTCGGGTCTTGTTTCGGGTGATGTGAGTGGTTCTAAAGGGAAAGGTATTGCTGTTGTTGAAAATGGTGGAAATTTGGATCGTGAGGTTTTGGTTGAGAGGGTTACAAGCCTTGAGAAAGAG CTTTATGAGTACCAATTCAATATGGGGCTTCTCTTGATTGAGAAAAAGGAGTGGAACTCTAAGTATAATGATCTCAATCAAGATTTAGTGGAAGTCAAGGATGCTTTGGAACGAGAAAAAGCAGCTCATTTATTTGCTCTATCCGAGGCAGAAAAGCGAGAAGAGAATTTGAGGAAGGCCTTGGGTGTTGAGAAAGAGTGTGTGCTTGAT CTCGAGAAGGCTCTGCGAGAAATGCGGTCAGAGCATGCAAAGATTAAATTTGCAGCTGACTCGAAGTTAGCTGAAGCTAATGCTTTAATAGCAAGCGTTGAAGAGAAATCTTTAGAAGTTGAAGCCAAGTTACGCTCTGCTGATGCCAAACTTGCTGAAATCAACCGAAAGAGTTCAGAGGTTGATCGGAAATCACATGATCTCGAGGCTCAGGAATCTGCACTTAGAAGGGAACGTCTATCCTTCATTGCAGA GCAAGAATCTCATGAGAGTAATTTGTCTAAGCAAAGAGAGGACTTACGAGAATGGGAGAAGAAACTACAGGATGGAGAAGAGAGATTGGCCAAGGGTCAAAAAATTCTCAATGAAAGAGAGCAGAGGGCTAATGAGATTGACAGAATATGTCGGCAGAAAGGGCAGGACCTTGAAGAGGCACAAAAGAACATTGATGCAGCAAATGTAACATTGAGAAGCAAAGAAGATGATGTAAACAGCAGGCTCGCAGCTATAACCCTAAATGAGAAg GAATGTGATTCTATGAGATTGAAATTGGATCTCAAAGAGAAGGAGCTATCTGAATGGGAGGAAAAACTGAATGCCAGAGAAAAG GTTGAGATTCAGAAGCTTGTTGACGAACACAGCGCTGTCCTTGATGTGAAGAAGCAGGAGTTTGAGAGTGAATTGGATGAACAAAGAAAATCATTTGAAGAGGGATTGAGGAATAGATTGGTAGAAGTGGAAAAGAAAGAAGGTGAAGTGAATCACACAGAGGAGAAGGTTGCAAAACGGGAGCAGGCTTTGGAAAAGAAAGCTGAAAAGCTCAAGGAGAAAGAGAATGAATATGAAGTAAAAGTCAAAGCTTTGAAGGAAAGGGAGAAGTCTATTATGTCTGAGGAAAACGACTTGGGGAAGGAGAAGGATAAAATAGAAAGTGAGAGAGAGGAATTGCTCAACCTCAAAGCTGAAGTTGAGAAATTAAGGGCCAACAATGAAGAAGAGTTGTTGAGAATTAATGAAGAGACTAATCGCCTTCAAGTGACCGAGGAGGAGAGGTCTGATTATTTACGTTTGCAGTCACAACTGAAGCATGAAATTGATCAGTATAGGCTTCAGAAAGAACTGCTGATTAAGGAAGCTGATGATTTGAGGCAGCAAAAAGAGACTTTCGAAAGAGAATGGGATGAGCTTGATCTAAAGAGAGCAGATGTGGAGAAAGAGCTGAAAAATGTGCTTCAACagaaagaagacattttaaaaCTACAACAAAATGAAGAAGAGAAGTTAAATAATGAGAAAAAGGCCACAGAAGACTATCTACAAAGGGAATTGGAAACTCTTAAGTTGGCTAAAGAGTCATTTGCTGCTGAAATGGAGTTGGAAAAGTTAAGCCTAGCTGAAAAAGCTCAAAATGAGAAAAATCAAATGCTTCTGGATTTTGAGATGCGGAGAAAAGAACTTGAAGCTGATATGCAGAATCAGTTAGAGCAGAAGGAAAAAGACTTACTTGAAACAAGGAAGTTATtcgaagagaagagagagagtgaattAAGCAATATCAATTTCTTGAGAGAAGTGGCTAATAGAGAAATGGAAGAAATGAAACATCAAAGAAGTAAATTAGAGAAGGAGAAACAAGATGCAGATGAGAATAGAAAACATGTTGAAAGCCAAAGGATAGAAATACAAGAGGACATAGATGTACTGGTTGACCTCAACAAGAAGCTGAAAAATCAGCGGGAACAATTTATTAAGGAGAGACGTCGCTTTATTGATGTTGTTGAGAAACTTCGGAGTTGCCAGAACTGTGGCGAAATGATTTCTGAATTTGTGCTGTCTGATTTACAATCTTCTGCTGACATTGAGAATTTAGAGGTGCCCTCTCTTCCAAAATTGGCTGGTGATATTACACAGGGTGGTTCTGATATAAATCTTGATTCTTCTAGGCAAAATACTGGAGTATCCCCTGCAAATGATACAAAGTCCCCTGTTCTTGGTGGAACTGTCTCTTGGCTACGTAAATGCTCTAAGATTTTCAAGATCTCTCCCATTAAAAAGATTGAATCTGATGTTGACAGTTTAAGGGATGTGGATACCTTGCCAATTAAGAATACCAATGAAGATTCACCAGCAAACATTCCTGGCACCGAGAATGAAGCAGAGTTGTCTTTTGCAATTGCGAATGATTCTTTTGATGCTCTGAGGGTACAGAATGACAATGATATCACAGAGGTTGAAGCAGACCATGATCCTTCTATTGACAACCAGGGCAACATTGAAACTAACACACCAGATGATTTACAGCTTCCCGATTCAAAGGTTGGGCAGCAGAAACCTGGCAGGGGAAGGGGAAGGGCCAGAGTAAAGCGCACACAAACTGTAAAAGCAGTTCTCAAAGAGGCTGAAGCTATTCTTGGGAAATCGAAAGCTGCTGAGGCAGTACCTGGGGAATCTGTGGATGATCGTGAGACTGATTTTCCAAATGGAAATGCCGAGGATTCGGCCAACATGGATTCTGAAAGTCAGAAACCATCCGGCAAAAGATCAACGGCTAATTTGCGGAAGCGAAACCGGGTTCAAACATCTCAAGTTACTGCTAGTGAGCATGAAGGGGATGCCAGTGAAGGGCATTCTGATATACCAGGACAGCGCAAAAAGAGGCGACAGAAGGCTGCTGCTCCTCCTTCACAAACTGCTGGTGAAACAAGATACAATTTGAGGCGACCTAAAAC TGGAGCAACAACTTCATCTGTTCGAGGTGTGTCTGGTGGCGGCAAAGAGAGTGAGGGTGAGGTTGGACGTGTAAAAGACGGAGGAGCAACAACTTCACATTCAGTTGGCATTACTAATGAGGATGGTGGCGGCATAGGTCACGATCAG GTAGGGGAGACGCAGGATGGTTATACAAGGACATTTGCCAGCAACATGGCTGTGAGTGAGGAGGTGAACGGAACAGCAGATGACGCGGCGGAGAATCATGATGCCGAGTATAAGAGTGAATCCCGTGGAGAAGATGCAGGCCCAGTCGACGACGATGATGAGAATGAGTTTGATGAAGATTACCAACATCCTGGTGAAACTTCAGTGGGGAAGAAGTTCTGGAAATTCTTAACAACATAA
- the LOC123889386 gene encoding nuclear matrix constituent protein 1 isoform X1 codes for MFTPQRLWSGPGNTPNKSGARGVTGSGLVSGDVSGSKGKGIAVVENGGNLDREVLVERVTSLEKELYEYQFNMGLLLIEKKEWNSKYNDLNQDLVEVKDALEREKAAHLFALSEAEKREENLRKALGVEKECVLDLEKALREMRSEHAKIKFAADSKLAEANALIASVEEKSLEVEAKLRSADAKLAEINRKSSEVDRKSHDLEAQESALRRERLSFIAEQESHESNLSKQREDLREWEKKLQDGEERLAKGQKILNEREQRANEIDRICRQKGQDLEEAQKNIDAANVTLRSKEDDVNSRLAAITLNEKECDSMRLKLDLKEKELSEWEEKLNAREKVEIQKLVDEHSAVLDVKKQEFESELDEQRKSFEEGLRNRLVEVEKKEGEVNHTEEKVAKREQALEKKAEKLKEKENEYEVKVKALKEREKSIMSEENDLGKEKDKIESEREELLNLKAEVEKLRANNEEELLRINEETNRLQVTEEERSDYLRLQSQLKHEIDQYRLQKELLIKEADDLRQQKETFEREWDELDLKRADVEKELKNVLQQKEDILKLQQNEEEKLNNEKKATEDYLQRELETLKLAKESFAAEMELEKLSLAEKAQNEKNQMLLDFEMRRKELEADMQNQLEQKEKDLLETRKLFEEKRESELSNINFLREVANREMEEMKHQRSKLEKEKQDADENRKHVESQRIEIQEDIDVLVDLNKKLKNQREQFIKERRRFIDVVEKLRSCQNCGEMISEFVLSDLQSSADIENLEVPSLPKLAGDITQGGSDINLDSSRQNTGVSPANDTKSPVLGGTVSWLRKCSKIFKISPIKKIESDVDSLRDVDTLPIKNTNEDSPANIPGTENEAELSFAIANDSFDALRVQNDNDITEVEADHDPSIDNQGNIETNTPDDLQLPDSKVGQQKPGRGRGRARVKRTQTVKAVLKEAEAILGKSKAAEAVPGESVDDRETDFPNGNAEDSANMDSESQKPSGKRSTANLRKRNRVQTSQVTASEHEGDASEGHSDIPGQRKKRRQKAAAPPSQTAGETRYNLRRPKTGATTSSVRGVSGGGKESEGEVGRVKDGGATTSHSVGITNEDGGGIGHDQKVGETQDGYTRTFASNMAVSEEVNGTADDAAENHDAEYKSESRGEDAGPVDDDDENEFDEDYQHPGETSVGKKFWKFLTT; via the exons ATGTTTACGCCGCAGAGATTATGGTCGGGTCCGGGAAACACGCCGAACAAAAGTGGAGCGCGTGGTGTAACCGGGTCGGGTCTTGTTTCGGGTGATGTGAGTGGTTCTAAAGGGAAAGGTATTGCTGTTGTTGAAAATGGTGGAAATTTGGATCGTGAGGTTTTGGTTGAGAGGGTTACAAGCCTTGAGAAAGAG CTTTATGAGTACCAATTCAATATGGGGCTTCTCTTGATTGAGAAAAAGGAGTGGAACTCTAAGTATAATGATCTCAATCAAGATTTAGTGGAAGTCAAGGATGCTTTGGAACGAGAAAAAGCAGCTCATTTATTTGCTCTATCCGAGGCAGAAAAGCGAGAAGAGAATTTGAGGAAGGCCTTGGGTGTTGAGAAAGAGTGTGTGCTTGAT CTCGAGAAGGCTCTGCGAGAAATGCGGTCAGAGCATGCAAAGATTAAATTTGCAGCTGACTCGAAGTTAGCTGAAGCTAATGCTTTAATAGCAAGCGTTGAAGAGAAATCTTTAGAAGTTGAAGCCAAGTTACGCTCTGCTGATGCCAAACTTGCTGAAATCAACCGAAAGAGTTCAGAGGTTGATCGGAAATCACATGATCTCGAGGCTCAGGAATCTGCACTTAGAAGGGAACGTCTATCCTTCATTGCAGA GCAAGAATCTCATGAGAGTAATTTGTCTAAGCAAAGAGAGGACTTACGAGAATGGGAGAAGAAACTACAGGATGGAGAAGAGAGATTGGCCAAGGGTCAAAAAATTCTCAATGAAAGAGAGCAGAGGGCTAATGAGATTGACAGAATATGTCGGCAGAAAGGGCAGGACCTTGAAGAGGCACAAAAGAACATTGATGCAGCAAATGTAACATTGAGAAGCAAAGAAGATGATGTAAACAGCAGGCTCGCAGCTATAACCCTAAATGAGAAg GAATGTGATTCTATGAGATTGAAATTGGATCTCAAAGAGAAGGAGCTATCTGAATGGGAGGAAAAACTGAATGCCAGAGAAAAG GTTGAGATTCAGAAGCTTGTTGACGAACACAGCGCTGTCCTTGATGTGAAGAAGCAGGAGTTTGAGAGTGAATTGGATGAACAAAGAAAATCATTTGAAGAGGGATTGAGGAATAGATTGGTAGAAGTGGAAAAGAAAGAAGGTGAAGTGAATCACACAGAGGAGAAGGTTGCAAAACGGGAGCAGGCTTTGGAAAAGAAAGCTGAAAAGCTCAAGGAGAAAGAGAATGAATATGAAGTAAAAGTCAAAGCTTTGAAGGAAAGGGAGAAGTCTATTATGTCTGAGGAAAACGACTTGGGGAAGGAGAAGGATAAAATAGAAAGTGAGAGAGAGGAATTGCTCAACCTCAAAGCTGAAGTTGAGAAATTAAGGGCCAACAATGAAGAAGAGTTGTTGAGAATTAATGAAGAGACTAATCGCCTTCAAGTGACCGAGGAGGAGAGGTCTGATTATTTACGTTTGCAGTCACAACTGAAGCATGAAATTGATCAGTATAGGCTTCAGAAAGAACTGCTGATTAAGGAAGCTGATGATTTGAGGCAGCAAAAAGAGACTTTCGAAAGAGAATGGGATGAGCTTGATCTAAAGAGAGCAGATGTGGAGAAAGAGCTGAAAAATGTGCTTCAACagaaagaagacattttaaaaCTACAACAAAATGAAGAAGAGAAGTTAAATAATGAGAAAAAGGCCACAGAAGACTATCTACAAAGGGAATTGGAAACTCTTAAGTTGGCTAAAGAGTCATTTGCTGCTGAAATGGAGTTGGAAAAGTTAAGCCTAGCTGAAAAAGCTCAAAATGAGAAAAATCAAATGCTTCTGGATTTTGAGATGCGGAGAAAAGAACTTGAAGCTGATATGCAGAATCAGTTAGAGCAGAAGGAAAAAGACTTACTTGAAACAAGGAAGTTATtcgaagagaagagagagagtgaattAAGCAATATCAATTTCTTGAGAGAAGTGGCTAATAGAGAAATGGAAGAAATGAAACATCAAAGAAGTAAATTAGAGAAGGAGAAACAAGATGCAGATGAGAATAGAAAACATGTTGAAAGCCAAAGGATAGAAATACAAGAGGACATAGATGTACTGGTTGACCTCAACAAGAAGCTGAAAAATCAGCGGGAACAATTTATTAAGGAGAGACGTCGCTTTATTGATGTTGTTGAGAAACTTCGGAGTTGCCAGAACTGTGGCGAAATGATTTCTGAATTTGTGCTGTCTGATTTACAATCTTCTGCTGACATTGAGAATTTAGAGGTGCCCTCTCTTCCAAAATTGGCTGGTGATATTACACAGGGTGGTTCTGATATAAATCTTGATTCTTCTAGGCAAAATACTGGAGTATCCCCTGCAAATGATACAAAGTCCCCTGTTCTTGGTGGAACTGTCTCTTGGCTACGTAAATGCTCTAAGATTTTCAAGATCTCTCCCATTAAAAAGATTGAATCTGATGTTGACAGTTTAAGGGATGTGGATACCTTGCCAATTAAGAATACCAATGAAGATTCACCAGCAAACATTCCTGGCACCGAGAATGAAGCAGAGTTGTCTTTTGCAATTGCGAATGATTCTTTTGATGCTCTGAGGGTACAGAATGACAATGATATCACAGAGGTTGAAGCAGACCATGATCCTTCTATTGACAACCAGGGCAACATTGAAACTAACACACCAGATGATTTACAGCTTCCCGATTCAAAGGTTGGGCAGCAGAAACCTGGCAGGGGAAGGGGAAGGGCCAGAGTAAAGCGCACACAAACTGTAAAAGCAGTTCTCAAAGAGGCTGAAGCTATTCTTGGGAAATCGAAAGCTGCTGAGGCAGTACCTGGGGAATCTGTGGATGATCGTGAGACTGATTTTCCAAATGGAAATGCCGAGGATTCGGCCAACATGGATTCTGAAAGTCAGAAACCATCCGGCAAAAGATCAACGGCTAATTTGCGGAAGCGAAACCGGGTTCAAACATCTCAAGTTACTGCTAGTGAGCATGAAGGGGATGCCAGTGAAGGGCATTCTGATATACCAGGACAGCGCAAAAAGAGGCGACAGAAGGCTGCTGCTCCTCCTTCACAAACTGCTGGTGAAACAAGATACAATTTGAGGCGACCTAAAAC TGGAGCAACAACTTCATCTGTTCGAGGTGTGTCTGGTGGCGGCAAAGAGAGTGAGGGTGAGGTTGGACGTGTAAAAGACGGAGGAGCAACAACTTCACATTCAGTTGGCATTACTAATGAGGATGGTGGCGGCATAGGTCACGATCAG AAGGTAGGGGAGACGCAGGATGGTTATACAAGGACATTTGCCAGCAACATGGCTGTGAGTGAGGAGGTGAACGGAACAGCAGATGACGCGGCGGAGAATCATGATGCCGAGTATAAGAGTGAATCCCGTGGAGAAGATGCAGGCCCAGTCGACGACGATGATGAGAATGAGTTTGATGAAGATTACCAACATCCTGGTGAAACTTCAGTGGGGAAGAAGTTCTGGAAATTCTTAACAACATAA